The sequence below is a genomic window from Sorangiineae bacterium MSr12523.
AAACTGCGCGAGGTCGGCGAAAAGCGAAATTCGCCGAAGGCATAACCCGCTCCGCTCGTATCGTTCGCTTCGACTAGCCTCGATTCGTCGGACACCACCTCTCCCCGGATGGATTCTACTGCCCCATCCGCTGGGAGTCGATTGCCCTGTCAATCGAGGCAAGATCGCGGCATCGTCACGGAGCGTACGCGCTCCGTTGGCTCTCCCAAAAGTCGCACTGGTGCTCGGTACCGAGGTCGACTGTGTGGAACGCATCCGCTCCCGTGTTCAACGACTGCACGTACGGTGTCGCGCTCCATGCACGGAAGCGGCCCCACGCGGGCAAGTCGGTCCCGTTGGGATTGCCGGTGCGCGCAAACCGGGTCCAGTAGCCCACCATGGTTGCGCCCAGCTCGAGCTGCACGGGGTTGAGGCTCGGAAAATTGGACGGCAAGTCGAACAAGTACGACAGCTCCGAAGAATGCATGGCCCCCGGCGGCATCCCGGCCGGAACGGGAAGCAGCCCCGGCGCAGTCCGATCGGCAAACTCGTACGCGTAGACCGTCGTGTGGGCCGACAGCAACCGATTGCCCCGAAGCGTGGGGCAAACGATGGTGCGATCGGTGATGACCGCCGCCCACGCCAGCTTGGGGGAGTCGTAATGATCGAGTGGGTAATGCGCCGCGACCGCGTCCGCATCGTCGCCGTACGACGTTTTGAGCAATTCCGAATACCGCTCCGCGGTGATCGGCTTGATGTCGTCGAACGCGCGCACGAAGGCTCGCCCCTCGTCGAGATTCGAGCCCGCGAGCACCGGGATGCGGAGAAAGTGCCCTCGGTCAAGGGCCGTCGCAGGATGCTCCGGCAGGATCGGCGTACCGTAAATGGGGTTGCTGAATCCCGGGTACGTGAGCGCCGGCGGGGACGTGAGGAGAGCCGCCGCCGGGACCTTGCGGAGGCAATCGATGGCCGTCTTGGGGTCCGTGCAGCCGAAGGCCTTCGCCGTCGCGAGGCCGACTTGCTCCGCCTCCTGGGGCAGGAGCCATCCGGAGCCGGCCGGATTGAGGGGGCTCAATCCTTGGTTCGGCCAATCGGTGGTGCACATGCCGCTCTGAATCGCGGCCTTCTGGAAGAGCCCGACGGCCA
It includes:
- a CDS encoding carboxylesterase family protein, which translates into the protein MSLAAATSGLLLYGCTAESESRVENAAAGGTSTQDIASSDEAIVRTDSGSVKGALFDGYRTFWGIPYAAPPVGARRWQAPAPVTPWAEQRDATKLPNVCPQFGVGTVVGDEDCLYLNVTTPRTASPRLRPVMVYAHGGAFIAGFGHRYDPHRLATGGDAVVVTINYRLNVFGQLAHPSLGDTNFTLQDQLAALRWVQRNAVAFGGDPTNVTFFGESAGGLGICALMTSPLAVGLFQKAAIQSGMCTTDWPNQGLSPLNPAGSGWLLPQEAEQVGLATAKAFGCTDPKTAIDCLRKVPAAALLTSPPALTYPGFSNPIYGTPILPEHPATALDRGHFLRIPVLAGSNLDEGRAFVRAFDDIKPITAERYSELLKTSYGDDADAVAAHYPLDHYDSPKLAWAAVITDRTIVCPTLRGNRLLSAHTTVYAYEFADRTAPGLLPVPAGMPPGAMHSSELSYLFDLPSNFPSLNPVQLELGATMVGYWTRFARTGNPNGTDLPAWGRFRAWSATPYVQSLNTGADAFHTVDLGTEHQCDFWESQRSAYAP